GCGAGCGCTATCTCACCACCGATCTCTTCCAGGCCGAGGGCATCTAGGCTCGCTTGGTTCAACGAAGCTTCGACGTTTAGATTGTTAAGATGATAGCCGACGCCCTGCGAACCAAACTCGATCGTATGCGCGAAATCTTCGCGCCGATGCGGTCCGTCATCGTCGCATTCTCCGGCGGCGTCGATTCCACCTTCGTGCTCAAAGTCGCGCACCAGACCATCGGCGATCGCGTGCTCGCGCTTACCACCACCTCGCCCACGATGCCCGCCGAAGATCGCGAGTCCGCGCTCACGATGGCCCGATTGATCGGAGCGCGCCACCTCGTGCTCGAATCCAACGAACTCGAAATTCCCGGCTACGCGTCGAATCCGCTCAATCGATGCTACCTCTGCAAGCACAACCTCTTCACCGTGTGCGAGGCCAAGGCCGCCGAACTCGGCATTGACGTAATCGTGGACGGCCTCAACCTCGACGATCTGAACGATTATCGCCCTGGGATGCAGGCCGCGTCCGAAAAACGCGTGCGCCATCCGCTGGTCGAAGCCGAATTGACCAAGGCCGAAATCCGCGAACTGTCGCGCGCGATGAACCTGCCGACCTGGGATCGACCCGCGTCGCCGTGCCTCTCCTCGCGCTTCCCCTACGGCACCACGATTACGCCCGAGGCGCTCGCACAAGTCAGTGCAGGCGAGCAAATTCTCCATGCGATGGGATTCCGCGTCGCCCGCGTGCGCTATCATGGCGACGTCGCGCGCATCGAACTCGAGCAACACGAGATGCCGCGAATTTTCGAGCCCGCCAATCGCGACTACGTCGATCGCGAGTTCAAAAAAATCGGCTTCCGCTTCGTCACGATCGATTTGAAAGGCTTCCGCTCCGGCTCCCTGAACGAAGGCCTGGTCCTAGCCTCCTCTCCTCCCAAACCCTGACCCCTCATCCTCTTGCCGCCCACGGCGCCGGATTCCTTTTCATTTCAGCGCGTCAAGACAGGCGTTCTCGAACAACGTGAGAACCTCGATGTGTTTGTCAGTGCTCAGCGATGCTTCTGCGTAGTAGACGTTTTGCTCAAATTGGACGTTCTCACGACGATCCAATCGAAATATTTGTGGAGCAAAGTTCGAATACTTGGTTTTATCGATCCAGAAATTAACGTTTATTAGCTCATACGGTGGCCTGATTTCCCACCATTCGTCCAGGTTGTCACTCATTGCAGCCCCGACGGAAGAGAGAAACGGAAACAGATCGCGTAAGGATTTTTCAAGACGTATTTCAAGCTGACTTGAGTGCGCAGTTCCCGGCCTTATTGGTTCGAGCTCAAGTTTGAATTGCTTACGAGCCCAACCCAGAATGTGGTCCAGAATAAGATCCGAGTCTTTTGTATTGGTGTGTGTTGCAACGCTTAGACCTGAGCGAAACACTTGAAAGTAGTCGATAGTGAATATTTCTCCGCTCAACGCTAATTTACCCAGCCTAAAAGTCATTCCCTTGTTTGGCTCAATCCCTGACAGTTCCGCGCTAGTCGGCAGCCCCTGGAATCCATATTGGGCAGCCAATGCAGCGCTTGCGTCTGGTAAATAGCCTAGATCTCCGCCGATCATACGAAGGGCTCGCACGCTCTCTGCTCGCATTACCGAAAGAACCTTCATGGGGTGACAATCGGGAACTTCCGATCCTCTGATGATTGTGCTGGTTGGAGAAACGGTGGCATATTCACCGCAGGCTGCGGCGAGCGGCGGCCGCTCATACCCGCTTCTCCTCGATGGCTTGGTAGTATCTCCGATCTAAGTTCTGGTTCCCTAATCAAATCGTCGACATCCACCACTGTCCCGTCTAACTTTAATACCGCTGCCATCCCAAGTAACAGGTCGCTCACTGTATCGAGGGTTAGGTTGCCGGGCGCACCGAGCCATCGGGTAACCTGTTCAGGTTTGCGTCGTATGCGCCGCGCTAGATCACGTTTGGTGAATCCTTTTGTATCTTGCAGCAAGATGAATTTTCTCAGCACGAGTTGATGCAATTGGTGCTTAAGTTGTTCTCGGAAAAACGCAATCCGACTGAGCGGAATGGATTCCGAATCTAGATCACGGATTTCGGTCAAAAACTGCGTCGGAGATATAGTCGGCAAAGTAGTTCCCCATCAAAGGTTGATACGTCGGAAAGAGGCGTCGCCACTCGATTGCGCAGCGAAGAATTGCATCTTGCCATTCTCTCGAACCGAATTGTTTTAGTTG
The window above is part of the Candidatus Binatus sp. genome. Proteins encoded here:
- the larE gene encoding ATP-dependent sacrificial sulfur transferase LarE is translated as MREIFAPMRSVIVAFSGGVDSTFVLKVAHQTIGDRVLALTTTSPTMPAEDRESALTMARLIGARHLVLESNELEIPGYASNPLNRCYLCKHNLFTVCEAKAAELGIDVIVDGLNLDDLNDYRPGMQAASEKRVRHPLVEAELTKAEIRELSRAMNLPTWDRPASPCLSSRFPYGTTITPEALAQVSAGEQILHAMGFRVARVRYHGDVARIELEQHEMPRIFEPANRDYVDREFKKIGFRFVTIDLKGFRSGSLNEGLVLASSPPKP